One window of the Labilibaculum sp. genome contains the following:
- a CDS encoding energy-coupling factor ABC transporter permease — MRKKLFVLLAFSLPFQGFSMHIMEGYLPAGWSVFWTVVYLPFFVWGVKVIQKIVIKHPELKMLLALAAAFAFVLSALKLPSVTGSSSHPTGVGLGVLLFGPIVMSVLGVLVLIFQVLLLAHGGITTLGANAFSMALAGPVVTFGIYKLCAKLKCNRSVSIFLAACLGDLTTYTVTALQLALAHPDTHTGVAGAFVKFASIFSLTQIPIAVVEGLITVLVMNILIKNVPDWEGIKLNLQAPKL, encoded by the coding sequence ATGAGAAAAAAACTATTTGTACTACTTGCGTTTTCACTTCCTTTTCAGGGATTTAGCATGCATATAATGGAAGGCTATCTGCCGGCAGGCTGGTCTGTTTTTTGGACCGTGGTTTATTTGCCATTTTTTGTTTGGGGTGTAAAGGTGATTCAGAAAATAGTAATAAAACATCCTGAGCTAAAAATGCTTTTGGCATTGGCGGCGGCTTTTGCCTTTGTATTGTCGGCATTAAAATTGCCATCGGTTACCGGCAGCAGTTCGCATCCTACCGGTGTTGGTTTGGGCGTATTGTTGTTTGGCCCGATTGTAATGAGTGTGTTGGGTGTTTTGGTTCTTATTTTTCAGGTGTTGCTGTTGGCGCATGGTGGCATTACCACTTTGGGCGCTAATGCATTTTCGATGGCATTGGCCGGTCCGGTGGTAACATTTGGTATTTATAAATTGTGCGCCAAATTGAAATGCAACCGCTCTGTTTCCATTTTTTTAGCTGCATGTCTGGGCGATTTAACTACCTATACAGTTACAGCCTTGCAGTTAGCCCTGGCCCATCCCGATACGCATACCGGTGTAGCCGGAGCTTTTGTGAAATTTGCATCTATTTTTAGCTTAACGCAAATTCCAATTGCTGTTGTTGAAGGATTAATCACTGTTTTGGTGATGAACATTCTGATTAAAAATGTACCGGATTGGGAAGGAATAAAACTGAATCTTCAAGCTCCTAAATTGTAA
- a CDS encoding energy-coupling factor ABC transporter substrate-binding protein, with the protein MLKFVLKNQNKFLFLAIIAILIGVFVYVGDSEFGGADGHAEEYITEANPDYKPWFSNIWEPPGAEIESLLFALQAAFGAGVVCYVLGYYRGKKAVKRLS; encoded by the coding sequence ATGTTGAAATTTGTTCTTAAAAATCAAAATAAATTCCTGTTTTTGGCAATAATTGCCATTCTAATTGGTGTTTTTGTTTACGTTGGTGATTCTGAATTTGGAGGTGCCGACGGACATGCCGAAGAATATATTACAGAAGCCAATCCTGATTACAAACCGTGGTTTTCGAATATTTGGGAGCCTCCAGGAGCCGAAATTGAAAGTTTACTATTTGCGTTGCAGGCAGCTTTTGGAGCTGGGGTTGTTTGTTATGTATTAGGATATTATAGAGGGAAGAAGGCAGTTAAAAGGCTCAGTTAA
- the cbiQ gene encoding cobalt ECF transporter T component CbiQ gives MEKFILFMVLLNCALLSGNLYMHLFLISLISIGFLTHGIDLIKLLRLIALPFGFIVLGSISIAFSLHADPENSLFCFDSMGLCIGLETAGLHKALDLFFKAMAAVMALNYLILSCSLSELNDIGRKLKIPLILRELFVLIYRYISLLFTFTGQVHIAQRNRLGYARRKQSISSAGMLFSSVFIKSLLFSDRSLEALQSRGYHGEFYFRQQKEVLRLKQVLSMLVFGILLLFLDNYSNLFDLISHI, from the coding sequence ATGGAAAAGTTTATTCTTTTTATGGTGCTTCTTAATTGTGCTTTGCTTTCCGGGAATTTGTATATGCATTTGTTTCTGATATCATTGATTTCAATTGGCTTTTTAACTCATGGAATTGACCTGATAAAACTGCTTCGTTTAATTGCCTTGCCTTTTGGATTTATTGTATTGGGAAGTATTTCAATCGCTTTTTCTCTGCATGCCGATCCCGAAAACAGTCTGTTTTGCTTCGATAGCATGGGATTGTGTATTGGTTTGGAAACGGCAGGATTGCACAAGGCTTTGGATTTGTTTTTTAAGGCAATGGCGGCTGTAATGGCTCTAAATTACCTAATTCTTTCCTGTTCCCTGTCAGAACTTAACGATATAGGACGAAAATTGAAAATCCCTTTGATTTTGCGTGAATTATTTGTCTTAATCTATCGTTACATTTCATTGCTTTTTACTTTTACGGGTCAGGTTCACATTGCGCAGCGAAACCGTCTGGGTTATGCCAGGCGAAAACAATCCATTTCATCGGCAGGGATGTTGTTTTCCTCTGTTTTTATCAAAAGTCTTCTGTTTTCGGATCGGAGTCTGGAAGCGCTTCAGTCAAGAGGTTATCACGGCGAATTTTATTTTCGGCAGCAAAAGGAAGTCTTGAGATTAAAACAGGTTTTATCGATGTTGGTATTTGGAATCCTGTTACTTTTTCTTGATAATTATTCAAACTTGTTCGATCTGATTTCTCACATCTAA
- a CDS encoding ATP-binding cassette domain-containing protein produces MIQLQNIEYTYPEGTKGLEAVSLQIEQGSRVAFLGENGAGKSSLFLVLNGIHKPQKGKYILDGKQFGFSTKERKQMAHKVGYVFQDPEVQLFAASVYEDVAFGPFNLDLDRKDIEIRVEKYLNLLGIQELKDKAPHQLSYGQKKQVAVAGVLAMEPEIILFDEPFAWLDNRHKQIMNEIIDDLNKQAKTVLISTHNPDFAYEWADQVILMKEGRIIAAGSPEKIMSNKVLMQEIGMELPLVVQFAKKVGMNNHSRSIQSLLEEI; encoded by the coding sequence ATGATTCAACTTCAAAACATAGAATACACATATCCCGAAGGCACAAAAGGACTGGAAGCTGTTTCTTTGCAGATTGAGCAGGGAAGCAGGGTGGCTTTTCTGGGAGAGAATGGTGCCGGAAAATCAAGTTTGTTTTTGGTTTTGAATGGAATTCACAAACCTCAGAAAGGAAAGTATATTCTGGATGGAAAACAATTTGGCTTTTCGACCAAAGAAAGAAAGCAAATGGCACACAAAGTAGGTTATGTGTTTCAGGATCCGGAAGTGCAGTTGTTTGCCGCAAGTGTGTACGAAGATGTAGCATTTGGTCCCTTTAATTTGGACTTGGATAGAAAGGATATTGAAATCAGGGTAGAAAAGTATCTAAATTTGCTGGGTATTCAGGAATTGAAAGACAAAGCCCCGCATCAGCTGAGTTACGGACAGAAAAAGCAGGTTGCTGTGGCAGGAGTTTTAGCTATGGAGCCTGAAATTATTTTGTTTGATGAGCCTTTTGCCTGGCTCGATAACCGGCACAAGCAAATTATGAATGAGATTATTGATGATTTGAACAAACAAGCTAAAACGGTACTGATTTCCACACATAATCCGGATTTTGCTTACGAATGGGCCGATCAGGTAATTCTGATGAAAGAAGGGAGAATCATTGCTGCCGGGTCACCTGAAAAAATAATGAGCAACAAAGTCTTGATGCAGGAAATTGGCATGGAATTGCCTTTGGTGGTGCAGTTTGCAAAAAAAGTGGGAATGAATAACCATTCCCGATCGATTCAATCTCTATTGGAGGAAATTTAA
- a CDS encoding glycosyltransferase family 4 protein, which translates to MNILQIIPGSGGSFYCGNCLRDDKFHLAMKKQGHEVTKIPMYLPLFSDEHDLNDIPVFYGAISIYLKQLYPVFRHAPAWLDRLLNSGPMLKLAASMAGSTNAKGLEEMTVSMLMGEEGKQKEELNRMVSWMAEYLTPDVIHLSNALLLGLAPKLKKEFPNAILVCSLQDEDVWVDAMKDSFRDKIWALMSTKAEYLDAFIAVSDFYAEVSLEKMNIPKEKVFINHLGVDPDEYKFAKPESKARNIGYISRMCEGNGFDIIVDAFIELKKDTACQDVKLIVTGGSTGDDKPLLKQVRQKLKEERLLEQVEFHEDFNGEGRHKFFKKVKLISVPVRNGEAFGLYLLESMASGVPVVQPNLGAFAEIVNKSKGGIIYENNTAEELAVTFKKLLNNENKIQELSVTGRKAVEKEFNIYTKTDHLIHIYKQLMEKN; encoded by the coding sequence ATGAACATTCTTCAAATCATACCCGGTTCGGGAGGCAGTTTTTACTGCGGCAATTGTTTACGCGACGATAAATTTCATCTTGCCATGAAAAAGCAGGGACATGAGGTAACCAAAATACCCATGTATCTCCCCTTATTTTCCGATGAGCATGATTTGAATGATATTCCCGTTTTTTATGGAGCCATCAGCATTTATCTAAAGCAATTGTATCCTGTTTTCAGACATGCACCTGCCTGGTTGGATCGTTTGTTGAACTCTGGCCCAATGTTAAAATTAGCAGCAAGCATGGCAGGATCAACCAATGCAAAAGGCTTGGAAGAAATGACCGTTTCGATGTTGATGGGAGAAGAAGGAAAGCAGAAAGAGGAGCTCAACCGCATGGTAAGCTGGATGGCAGAATATCTTACCCCAGATGTAATTCATTTGTCGAATGCGCTGCTTTTGGGACTGGCTCCTAAATTAAAAAAGGAATTTCCGAATGCCATACTGGTTTGCTCGCTGCAGGATGAAGATGTGTGGGTTGATGCCATGAAAGACTCATTTAGAGATAAAATTTGGGCGCTGATGAGTACCAAAGCCGAATATTTGGATGCATTTATTGCTGTGAGTGATTTTTACGCGGAAGTTTCTCTGGAAAAAATGAACATTCCCAAAGAGAAAGTATTTATCAACCATTTGGGTGTTGATCCGGACGAATACAAGTTTGCCAAACCAGAGTCAAAAGCACGAAACATCGGTTACATTTCCCGAATGTGCGAAGGAAATGGTTTCGATATTATCGTTGATGCCTTTATCGAACTGAAAAAAGATACTGCCTGCCAAGATGTGAAATTGATCGTCACCGGCGGATCAACCGGTGACGACAAACCTTTACTAAAACAAGTCCGGCAAAAATTGAAAGAAGAAAGACTTTTGGAACAGGTTGAATTTCACGAAGATTTTAACGGGGAAGGAAGGCACAAGTTCTTCAAAAAAGTGAAACTAATTTCGGTTCCTGTGCGGAATGGTGAAGCCTTTGGCTTGTATTTATTGGAAAGTATGGCTTCGGGCGTACCGGTTGTGCAACCCAATCTGGGTGCATTTGCCGAGATTGTTAATAAATCAAAGGGTGGGATCATCTACGAAAACAATACTGCAGAAGAACTGGCCGTGACTTTTAAAAAATTATTGAACAATGAAAACAAGATACAGGAGCTTTCTGTTACAGGTCGAAAAGCTGTTGAAAAGGAGTTCAATATCTACACAAAAACAGATCATCTGATCCATATTTACAAGCAGTTGATGGAGAAGAATTAA
- the mazG gene encoding nucleoside triphosphate pyrophosphohydrolase, protein MDRKLKAFERLLNIMDQLREGCPWDKKQTFESLRTLTIEETYELADAILKGENQEIKKELGDILLHIVFYAKIGSETNDFDIADVCDGISEKLIYRHPHIFSDTKVANAREVEENWEQLKLKEKDGNKSVLEGVPQSLPALVKANRIQDKVRGVGFDWDEKEQVWEKVKEEMMELQEEIINGDQNKMEAEFGDMFFSLINAARLYGVNPENALERTNQKFTRRFNYLESKTMKLGRNLKDMNLEEMDEIWEEAKQFDK, encoded by the coding sequence ATGGATCGAAAACTAAAAGCCTTTGAGCGCTTACTAAATATTATGGATCAGCTTCGCGAAGGCTGTCCATGGGACAAAAAACAGACCTTTGAGAGTCTGAGAACGTTGACCATTGAAGAAACCTACGAGCTGGCCGATGCCATTTTAAAGGGTGAAAATCAGGAAATAAAGAAAGAATTGGGCGATATTCTGCTCCACATTGTGTTCTATGCCAAAATAGGTTCTGAAACCAACGATTTCGACATTGCTGATGTTTGCGATGGCATCAGCGAAAAACTCATCTATCGTCATCCTCACATTTTTAGCGATACCAAAGTTGCCAATGCCAGAGAGGTAGAAGAAAACTGGGAACAACTGAAGCTAAAGGAAAAAGACGGTAACAAATCGGTTTTGGAAGGTGTTCCGCAAAGTCTGCCAGCTTTGGTAAAAGCCAACCGAATTCAGGATAAGGTGCGAGGTGTAGGCTTCGACTGGGACGAAAAAGAGCAGGTTTGGGAGAAGGTGAAAGAAGAAATGATGGAATTGCAGGAAGAAATTATCAATGGCGATCAGAACAAAATGGAAGCCGAATTTGGCGATATGTTCTTCTCCTTGATTAATGCGGCACGTTTGTATGGTGTAAATCCTGAAAATGCACTGGAACGCACCAACCAGAAATTCACCAGACGATTCAATTATCTGGAAAGTAAAACCATGAAATTAGGACGAAACCTAAAAGACATGAATCTGGAAGAAATGGATGAAATTTGGGAAGAGGCCAAGCAGTTTGACAAGTAG
- a CDS encoding HAMP domain-containing sensor histidine kinase produces the protein MKVEHLIRKKFITTNPYSGINEIKNLLLKNNAIVVLDEERFYGVLTPIDIVQKPRTLAIDCLTVKTLIDSEQSIEKVLSIMKFDNSDVLPVSKNDTFIGLVFKNDLFNYLTDYNEELENKIKERTIELEKAIGMKDLMYSIIAHDLRNPFNSIIGFADLLIENINTYNIDKIEHQIKQISSQSKKAYILLDNLLNWALSQTDHISFNPGFCNLDLITKEVIEQLKISIQIKDITLRCFHSPNIFAYADKNMVETIFRNLISNAIKYSNEGGEINIYSYLQDNNYIEITISDTGIGLSESEKSNIFNIEQVISKPGTADEKGVGLGLLICKEFVEMQGGQIWLENKTDEGCEFKFTLPVYGDLLV, from the coding sequence ATGAAAGTTGAACATTTAATAAGAAAAAAATTTATTACCACTAATCCCTATTCCGGAATCAATGAAATTAAAAATCTATTGCTTAAAAACAATGCAATAGTTGTTCTGGATGAGGAGAGATTTTATGGTGTTTTAACACCTATAGATATTGTACAAAAACCTAGAACACTGGCAATTGATTGCCTTACCGTTAAAACACTTATTGATTCCGAACAATCTATTGAGAAAGTTCTATCAATTATGAAGTTTGACAACTCGGATGTATTACCGGTTAGTAAAAATGACACATTTATAGGCTTGGTATTTAAAAATGACCTTTTTAATTATCTCACTGATTATAATGAAGAATTAGAAAACAAAATAAAAGAACGAACAATTGAATTGGAGAAAGCAATAGGAATGAAAGATTTGATGTATTCCATTATTGCGCATGATTTACGTAATCCATTTAACAGCATTATTGGTTTTGCAGATCTTTTAATCGAGAATATCAACACTTATAATATTGATAAAATTGAACATCAAATCAAACAAATATCTTCTCAATCAAAAAAGGCATACATACTACTTGATAACTTACTAAACTGGGCACTTTCACAAACGGATCATATTTCGTTCAATCCTGGTTTTTGTAATTTAGATCTAATAACTAAGGAGGTTATCGAACAATTAAAAATTTCTATCCAAATCAAAGATATTACTCTACGGTGTTTCCATTCTCCAAATATTTTTGCTTACGCAGATAAAAACATGGTCGAAACAATCTTTAGAAATCTTATCTCGAATGCAATTAAATACTCAAATGAAGGAGGTGAAATTAATATTTATTCCTATTTGCAAGACAATAATTACATTGAAATAACAATTTCGGATACAGGTATCGGATTAAGCGAATCTGAAAAAAGCAATATTTTCAACATTGAACAAGTTATTTCCAAACCTGGAACGGCAGATGAAAAAGGTGTTGGTTTGGGTTTATTAATCTGCAAGGAGTTTGTAGAAATGCAGGGTGGGCAGATTTGGTTGGAAAACAAAACAGATGAAGGTTGTGAGTTTAAATTTACATTACCTGTTTATGGTGACTTACTAGTTTAA
- a CDS encoding class I SAM-dependent methyltransferase: protein MRYQCPLCNNNAKLFYKTENRIHYQCNTCFGIFADANSRPGQDVEKTHYQQHNNDIEDTGYQKFVSPITNSVRRDFTANHKGLDFGAGTGPVISKVLTDHGFSIVPYDPYFHNYPKLLQEKYDYIASCEVIEHFYNPHKEFSFLKKILKPKGKLYCMTHLYNENIDFANWYYKNDPTHVFIYQKQTFEWIQKEFAFADVMIENRLVVFST from the coding sequence ATGCGGTATCAATGTCCTCTTTGTAACAATAATGCGAAACTTTTTTATAAAACAGAAAATCGCATTCATTATCAATGCAACACTTGCTTTGGGATATTTGCCGATGCAAACTCAAGACCTGGCCAAGATGTTGAAAAAACGCACTATCAGCAGCACAATAACGACATAGAAGACACGGGATATCAGAAGTTCGTCTCCCCCATTACCAATTCCGTTCGCCGGGATTTTACTGCAAATCATAAAGGCCTGGATTTTGGTGCGGGCACAGGTCCTGTAATTTCCAAAGTGCTGACGGATCATGGTTTTTCCATTGTACCATACGATCCTTACTTTCACAACTACCCAAAATTGCTGCAAGAAAAATACGATTACATCGCGTCCTGCGAGGTGATTGAACATTTCTATAATCCGCACAAGGAATTTAGCTTTCTAAAAAAAATTCTGAAACCCAAGGGAAAGTTGTACTGCATGACCCATCTTTACAACGAAAACATCGATTTTGCGAATTGGTACTACAAAAATGATCCCACTCATGTGTTTATCTATCAGAAACAAACATTTGAATGGATTCAGAAAGAATTTGCATTTGCAGATGTAATGATTGAAAACAGGCTTGTTGTTTTTTCAACTTAA
- a CDS encoding VF530 family DNA-binding protein: MESNENNTTNREQVNNPLHGVKLSDILEFLVAYYGWEELGSMIKINCFTSDPSIKSSLKFLRKTPWAREKVEGLYLKCVRKH; encoded by the coding sequence ATGGAATCAAACGAAAATAATACAACCAACAGAGAGCAGGTAAATAATCCATTGCACGGCGTTAAACTGTCTGATATATTGGAATTTTTGGTGGCTTATTATGGCTGGGAAGAATTGGGAAGCATGATTAAAATAAACTGCTTTACCAGCGATCCTTCCATTAAATCGAGCCTGAAGTTTCTGAGAAAAACACCATGGGCACGCGAAAAGGTGGAAGGTCTTTATCTAAAGTGTGTGCGAAAACACTAA
- a CDS encoding radical SAM protein codes for MKDLFLVTPPFTQLNTPYPATAYLKGFLNEKNRSSFQMDLGIEVILELFSKEGLSEIFEIAFQKEQIISENASRIYALREHYLLAINDVFSFLQGKNQTLARQICTENFLPQASRFNQVEDLEWAFGLMGMQDKAKHLATLFLEDLSDFITECIDENFGFSRYAERLGRSASTFDQLQEHLQEELSYIDELSLKILAKQLNIQNPKLVCFSVPFPGNLYSAFRCAQFIKKEYPAIKIVMGGGFPNTELRSLTDPRVFDFVDYITLDDGELPLELLANHVLNPVNETPALKRTFERIKGEVTYNNYSPIQDYKQNELGTPDYSDLLLDKYISVIEIANPMHSLWSDGRWNKLTMAHGCYWGKCTFCDGSLNYIKYFEPIAAKVLADRIEKIVAQTGEKGFHFVDEAAPPALMKALAIEIIKRNLNITWWTNVRFEKSFTKDLCLLLKASGCIAVSGGLEVASDRLLKLINKGVTLKQVAQVTNNFTETGIMVHAYLMYGFPSQTMQETIDSLEVVRQIFELGIVQSAFWHQFALTAHSPVGLNPEAYGITPKYNKISFANNDIQFTDKTGIDHDLFSYGLKKSLYNYMHGLGFEIPLQNWFDDVPSGFRIPKTSIKQNFIQTCLETVEYSTPKDSAKPIWLGGTPEIMTITKSKKGRSWELYKMCFHEKTESFEISLEKEKGDWLLDVLKNISVKEENTLTLAALKVDFENHFEDFELFWYSKPMNQLREHSLLIL; via the coding sequence GTGAAAGACCTTTTTCTGGTAACTCCGCCTTTTACTCAATTAAACACCCCTTATCCGGCAACAGCCTATTTAAAGGGATTTTTAAATGAGAAAAACAGATCTTCCTTTCAAATGGATTTGGGTATTGAAGTTATTCTGGAGCTTTTTTCCAAAGAAGGTTTATCGGAAATTTTCGAAATCGCTTTTCAGAAAGAACAGATTATTTCGGAAAATGCGTCAAGAATATATGCCCTTCGAGAACATTATTTATTGGCAATAAACGATGTATTTTCTTTTCTGCAAGGGAAAAATCAGACTCTGGCACGACAAATTTGCACTGAGAATTTTCTACCGCAAGCCTCGCGCTTCAATCAGGTAGAAGATCTGGAATGGGCTTTTGGTTTGATGGGAATGCAAGACAAAGCCAAGCATTTGGCGACTCTTTTTCTGGAAGATTTATCGGATTTTATTACCGAATGCATCGATGAGAATTTTGGTTTTAGCCGATATGCCGAACGATTGGGCCGAAGTGCATCTACCTTCGACCAATTGCAGGAGCATTTGCAGGAAGAGTTAAGCTATATCGATGAACTTAGTCTCAAAATACTGGCTAAGCAATTGAACATCCAAAATCCAAAATTGGTTTGCTTCTCGGTTCCTTTCCCCGGAAATTTATACAGTGCCTTTCGTTGTGCTCAGTTCATTAAAAAAGAGTATCCTGCCATTAAAATTGTAATGGGCGGCGGATTTCCAAATACAGAATTAAGAAGTCTGACCGACCCCAGAGTCTTCGATTTCGTTGACTACATTACTTTGGATGACGGCGAGCTGCCTTTGGAACTTCTGGCGAATCATGTACTGAATCCGGTTAACGAAACACCTGCATTAAAACGAACTTTTGAGCGGATAAAAGGCGAAGTAACATACAACAATTATTCTCCCATTCAGGATTACAAACAGAATGAATTGGGCACACCCGACTACTCCGATCTTTTACTCGACAAATACATTTCAGTAATCGAAATTGCCAACCCCATGCACAGTTTGTGGAGCGATGGACGATGGAACAAATTAACCATGGCACACGGTTGCTACTGGGGCAAATGTACCTTTTGCGATGGCTCACTGAATTACATCAAATATTTTGAACCCATTGCAGCCAAAGTGCTGGCAGACAGAATTGAGAAAATTGTGGCACAAACCGGAGAAAAAGGCTTTCATTTTGTTGATGAAGCAGCACCTCCGGCATTAATGAAAGCTCTCGCCATCGAGATCATTAAGCGCAATTTAAACATTACTTGGTGGACCAATGTCCGATTCGAAAAAAGCTTTACAAAAGATCTTTGTTTGCTGCTGAAAGCCTCCGGCTGCATTGCCGTTTCGGGCGGACTGGAAGTTGCCTCCGATCGATTGTTAAAATTGATCAATAAAGGAGTCACTCTAAAACAGGTAGCTCAGGTGACCAATAATTTTACCGAAACGGGAATTATGGTTCATGCCTATTTGATGTATGGATTTCCGTCGCAAACTATGCAGGAAACCATCGACAGTCTGGAAGTAGTTCGGCAGATATTCGAATTGGGGATTGTGCAATCGGCCTTTTGGCATCAGTTTGCACTTACAGCTCACAGTCCGGTTGGTCTGAATCCTGAAGCTTACGGCATTACACCCAAGTACAATAAAATTTCATTCGCCAATAACGATATTCAATTTACCGACAAAACGGGAATCGATCACGATCTGTTTAGCTACGGTTTAAAAAAATCGCTCTATAACTACATGCACGGACTGGGCTTTGAAATTCCTTTGCAGAATTGGTTCGACGATGTACCATCCGGTTTTAGAATTCCGAAAACCAGCATCAAACAGAATTTTATTCAAACCTGTCTGGAAACTGTCGAATACAGCACTCCAAAAGATTCAGCAAAACCAATATGGCTGGGAGGCACACCGGAAATTATGACCATCACAAAATCAAAAAAAGGCAGAAGCTGGGAGCTTTACAAAATGTGCTTTCATGAAAAGACAGAAAGCTTCGAAATATCGCTCGAAAAAGAAAAAGGAGATTGGTTGCTTGATGTACTGAAAAACATATCCGTAAAGGAAGAAAACACACTTACTTTGGCGGCTTTAAAAGTAGATTTTGAGAATCATTTTGAAGATTTTGAATTATTTTGGTATTCGAAACCAATGAATCAATTACGGGAACATTCTTTGCTGATTTTATAA
- a CDS encoding DEAD/DEAH box helicase, with the protein MSFASLGLSSSLLKALADQNYSESYPIQKEAIPAILKKKDVLGIAKTGSGKTASYVLPILTNLQGGSISKNRYIKTLVLVPTRELAMQVLEVFQQFSSALADPIKCLAVHGGVSINPQMKAMNNVDVLVATPGRLLELVDSNAVHLSEIEALVLDEADKMLNLGFKDEMNRIFALLPKKRQNLLFSATLSDDVNNVNQVLLNEPVIIKIEAEENTLDLIDQIAYSVSEEKKGPLLRYIIKKNNLEQVLVFVSSAHRADAVAYKLSKNGIQATSTHSKKSQGARTENLRKFKTGKLRVLVATDLLTRGIDIEFLPYVVNYDLPRSPKDYIHRIGRTGRAESPGEAISFVSEEDEHHFQVIQKKMKIRLNLIKSENLNLKNSK; encoded by the coding sequence ATGTCGTTTGCATCTTTAGGACTATCTTCATCTTTGCTAAAAGCTCTGGCCGATCAAAACTACTCCGAATCCTATCCAATTCAAAAAGAGGCTATTCCTGCCATTCTTAAGAAAAAGGATGTGTTGGGTATTGCCAAAACAGGATCGGGAAAAACAGCCAGCTATGTCTTGCCCATATTAACCAACCTTCAGGGAGGAAGTATTTCTAAGAACAGATACATCAAGACATTGGTATTGGTGCCTACCCGCGAATTAGCCATGCAGGTTTTGGAAGTTTTTCAACAGTTTTCATCTGCCCTCGCCGATCCGATTAAATGCCTGGCCGTTCACGGTGGTGTTTCTATCAATCCGCAAATGAAGGCGATGAACAATGTAGACGTTTTGGTTGCTACTCCCGGTCGTTTATTGGAATTGGTAGATTCGAATGCAGTACACTTATCGGAAATTGAAGCCTTGGTACTGGACGAAGCTGATAAAATGCTGAATCTGGGTTTTAAAGATGAGATGAACCGCATATTTGCTTTATTGCCTAAAAAACGTCAAAATCTTTTGTTCTCGGCCACTTTAAGCGATGATGTAAACAACGTAAATCAGGTTCTTTTGAATGAACCAGTGATTATAAAAATAGAGGCTGAAGAAAATACGCTTGATTTAATCGATCAGATAGCCTACTCGGTTAGCGAAGAAAAAAAAGGGCCGTTGCTTCGGTATATCATTAAGAAAAACAATTTAGAACAGGTTCTTGTATTTGTATCATCGGCACACCGGGCTGATGCTGTTGCTTACAAACTAAGCAAAAATGGTATTCAGGCCACCAGCACTCACAGCAAGAAAAGTCAGGGAGCAAGAACCGAAAATCTGCGCAAGTTTAAAACCGGCAAGCTTCGGGTTTTGGTTGCCACCGATTTATTAACCCGAGGTATTGATATTGAATTCTTACCTTACGTGGTAAATTACGATTTGCCTCGATCTCCTAAAGATTACATTCACCGAATTGGTAGAACTGGTCGTGCAGAATCGCCGGGAGAAGCTATTTCTTTTGTTTCTGAAGAGGATGAACACCACTTTCAAGTGATTCAGAAAAAAATGAAAATAAGACTGAACCTTATCAAGAGTGAGAACCTCAATTTAAAAAATAGTAAATAA